The Aliidiomarina minuta nucleotide sequence TTTGGTCGGGATCATGCCCGCTGCCGCACCTACATTGACTATGGTCTGGAAACCAAACCAGATACCAATGCCATGTGCCAGGTAACCACTAAAGGCGCGTTTTTGACGTAGCGCGCGCTGACCTAAGAAAAGCGCTTTAGTCACTAAAGCCAGAACCAGTAATATGGTCAGCGTAAGACCGATCAGCCCAAGTTCTTCGGCCATCACTGACATAATAAAATCGGTATGGGCTTCGGGCAGATATTGCAGTTTCTGCACACTATTACCGAGGCCCTGACCACCCCAGTCGCCACGGCCAAAAGCCATCAATGACTGAGTTAACTGATAACCACTACCGAATGGGTCTTCCCATGGGTTCCAGAATGCGGTTACCCGGCGCATCCGGTAAGGTTCAATAATAATAAGTCCGATTAAAGCAATCAGTAGCGTCAGCACGACTCCGAAAAACTGCATCAGACGCGCACCGGCCAAAAACAACATGCCCATGCTGGTGGCAGCTACTACGATAACAGTACCCAGATCCGGCTGTAATAACAGTAAGACACTAATCACACCGAGCAGGAACAGAGCTTTTGCAAAACCTTTCAGGTTCTTGCGTACTTCGTCATGGCGTCGGTTTAAGTAACTGGCCAGGAAGATAAAGAAAAATAATTTGGCAAATTCCGCCACCTGCAAGGTGAAAGAACCAATGCGAATCCAGCGGGTAGCGGCGTTCACGGTATGTCCGAAAAGCAATACCACCACCAGTAAAACAATAGCGGCAAGGCATAACCAACCGTTCACCGATTCCCAGCGTGACATCGGCATAGTCAGAACCAAAGCGCCGATAAACAGGCTCACTGCAATATAGAAACCATGGCGGAAGACAAAGTGAAAAGGATTGCCTTCCAGACGCTCGCCAACCGGCATCGAGGCAGATGTCACCATGACCATGCCAATAGCCGTTAAAGCAAACATAATAAATAATAAATGGCGGTCATAAAGTTGATTAGACTGTTGCTGATGATACCAACCGCGTAGCTGTTGCCACGGCCCATCGGCTGCTGGCATGCTCAACTCAAGCTGCTGCTCAGTCGCGCGCATAACAGGCCTCCGCAGCGGCAGCAAATACTTCACCGCGTTCGGCAAAACCGGAAAACATGTCCAGGCTGGCGCAGGCTGGAGATAAGAGCACCAGGCTGCCATCAGCAGCCGCTTGATACGCGGCATTTACAGCCTGCTGCATATCATTGACCTGCAAGGCTCCGGGTTTCAGAGCAGCCAGATAACGCCCGTCACGACCCAGAGTAATGAGTAAATCGACCTGTTCTAAGGCTGATTTCATCACGCCTAAATCAGCACCTTTAGCATCGCCACCTGCGATTAGTATCAGTTTTCCAGGTACCTTAGGTCGCAGCCCGGTAATTGCAGCTATCGCCGCGCCTGTATTAGTCGCTTTAGAATCATTTATCCAGCGCACGCCGTTATGTTCGACAACTAACTGACAACGGTGTGCCAGTGACTGGAACTTAGGAACTGCTAAGGCGGCCTGTTCTATGTCAACGCCCAGAGCACTCACTAAAGCCAGTGCAGCCTGAGCATTTAACTGGTTATAATCCCCTTCGACAGGTAAGTCTTTGACTGCCAGCAACGGCTGTCCGGTAAAGCAAATCCAGCTTTCATTATTTTGTTCTTCAACACCGAAACCCTGATCACTGGCAGCAAGACCAAAGCTTACCTGGTGCTGCAGACGGCGCTGCCGTGTCGGTTGCGTTTGTTTATCTTCGCGGTTGTAAATACACATATCCGCATGGCGATAGATGCGATTCTTCGCCAGTGCATAAGCCGTCTCACTCGGGTAACGATCCAGATGATCCGGGGTTACATTAAGCACAGTCGCGGCTGCCAGTCGCAAGCTGGAAGTCAGTTCCAGCTGGAAACTGGACAGTTCAAGCACAATGCAGTCATATCCCTTGTGCAATAATTCCAGTGCCGGGATACCAATATTACCACCCACTCCAGGGTTACGTCCGCAGGACTCAAGTATATGCCCACACATACTGACCACCGTGGATTTGCCATTGGAGCCGGTCACTGCAATTACCGGCACATCGACCAGACGGCCGAAGAGTTCAATGTCGGAAATCAGCTCAACACCGGCGTCAGCGGCCATTTTAAGTGCATCAAGACTAACTGGCACACCTGGACTGACTATCGCCATGTCCAGCCCCAGCAATTCCTCTAACTGCAGTTCGCCAAGGTAAGTCTCGCATTGGTTCAGTGAGCTGTCGCTTTGAAATGCTTGTGGCGCCTGCTGCCGTGTATCAAAAAGTACCGGAGTAATGTCGTGCTGCAACAAAAAGCGAGCGCAGGAGAGCCCTGTCAGGCCAAGCCCAACAACGCCGATCCGCTCATATTGCTTTAATAAAGTTGCCACGTTCATAATTTACCTTAGCTTCAGAGTCGCTAACCCGATAAGCACCAGAATCAGAGACAGAATCCAGAATCTTACGATGACTCTGGGTTCCGGCCAGCCTTTAAGTTCATAATGGTGGTGAATGGGCGCCATCCTGAAAACACGTTTACCCCGCATTTTATAGGAGCCCACCTGCAGCATGACGGACAGTGTCTCAACAACAAAAACCCCGCCCATAATAAAAAGTACCAGTTCCTGGCGTACCAGAACGGCGATAACACCCAGCGCTGCACCTAGTGCCAGGGAGCCAACATCGCCCATAAAAACCTGTGCCGGATAGGTGTTAAACCATAAAAAGCCGAGACCAGCCCCAGTTAAAGCTGCACAGACTACCGTCAGCTCTGCGGCTTCCGGAATATAAGGAAT carries:
- the murD gene encoding UDP-N-acetylmuramoyl-L-alanine--D-glutamate ligase — its product is MNVATLLKQYERIGVVGLGLTGLSCARFLLQHDITPVLFDTRQQAPQAFQSDSSLNQCETYLGELQLEELLGLDMAIVSPGVPVSLDALKMAADAGVELISDIELFGRLVDVPVIAVTGSNGKSTVVSMCGHILESCGRNPGVGGNIGIPALELLHKGYDCIVLELSSFQLELTSSLRLAAATVLNVTPDHLDRYPSETAYALAKNRIYRHADMCIYNREDKQTQPTRQRRLQHQVSFGLAASDQGFGVEEQNNESWICFTGQPLLAVKDLPVEGDYNQLNAQAALALVSALGVDIEQAALAVPKFQSLAHRCQLVVEHNGVRWINDSKATNTGAAIAAITGLRPKVPGKLILIAGGDAKGADLGVMKSALEQVDLLITLGRDGRYLAALKPGALQVNDMQQAVNAAYQAAADGSLVLLSPACASLDMFSGFAERGEVFAAAAEACYARD
- the ftsW gene encoding cell division protein FtsW, yielding MRATEQQLELSMPAADGPWQQLRGWYHQQQSNQLYDRHLLFIMFALTAIGMVMVTSASMPVGERLEGNPFHFVFRHGFYIAVSLFIGALVLTMPMSRWESVNGWLCLAAIVLLVVVLLFGHTVNAATRWIRIGSFTLQVAEFAKLFFFIFLASYLNRRHDEVRKNLKGFAKALFLLGVISVLLLLQPDLGTVIVVAATSMGMLFLAGARLMQFFGVVLTLLIALIGLIIIEPYRMRRVTAFWNPWEDPFGSGYQLTQSLMAFGRGDWGGQGLGNSVQKLQYLPEAHTDFIMSVMAEELGLIGLTLTILLVLALVTKALFLGQRALRQKRAFSGYLAHGIGIWFGFQTIVNVGAAAGMIPTKGLTIPFISYGGSSLLAMTIALAILLRIDYELRVGYRDKSTPAKASKPGPRRRSPKSKAVRI